From Peromyscus maniculatus bairdii isolate BWxNUB_F1_BW_parent chromosome 8, HU_Pman_BW_mat_3.1, whole genome shotgun sequence, a single genomic window includes:
- the Septin8 gene encoding septin-8 isoform X8 — protein MAATDLERISNAEPEPRSLSLGGHVGFDSLPDQLVSKSVTQGFSFNILCVGETGIGKSTLMNTLFNTTFETEEASHHEDCVRLRPQTYDLQESNVHLKLTIVDAVGFGDQINKDDSYRPIVDYIDAQFENYLQEELKIRRSLFDYHDTRIHVCLYFITPTGHSLKSLDLVTMKKLDSKVNIIPIIAKADTISKSELHKFKIKIMGELVSNGVQIYQFPTDDEAVAEINAVMNAHLPFAVVGSTEEVKVGNKLVRARQYPWGVVQVENENHCDFVKLREMLIRVNMEDLREQTHSRHYELYRRCKLEEMGFQDSDGDSQPFSLQETYEAKRKEFLSELQRKEEEMRQMFVNKVKETELELKEKERELHEKFEHLKRIHQEEKRKVEEKRRELEEETNAFNCRKAAMEALQSQALHATSQQPLRKDKDKKN, from the exons AATGCAGAGCCCGAGCCCCGGAGCCTGTCCCTGGGCGGCCATGTGGGGTTTGACAGCCTCCCTGACCAGCTGGTCAGCAAGTCAGTCACCCAGGGTTTCAGCTTCAACATTCTCTGTGTGG GGGAGACTGGGATCGGCAAGTCCACGCTCATGAACACGCTCTTCAACACGACCTTCGAGACTGAGGAAGCTAGTCACCATGAGGACTGTGTACGCCTGCGGCCTCAGACCTACGACCTCCAAGAGAGCAACGTGCATCTCAAACTGACCATCGTGGATGCTGTGGGCTTTGGGGACCAGATCAATAAGGATGACAG TTACAGGCCCATAGTTGACTACATCGACGCGCAGTTTGAAAACTATCTGCAGGAGGAGTTGAAGATCCGCCGCTCCCTCTTTGACTACCATGACACGAGGATCCACGTCTGCCTCTACTTCATCACGCCCACCGGGCACTCCCTCAAGTCCCTGGATCTGGTGACCATGAAGAAACTAGATAGCAAG GTGAACATCATTCCCATCATTGCCAAGGCTGACACCATCTCCAAGAGCGAGCTCCACAAATTCAAGATCAAGATCATGGGTGAGCTGGTCAGCAATGGAGTCCAGATCTACCAGTTTCCCACCGACGACGAGGCTGTTGCAGAGATCAATGCGGTCATGAAT GCACACCTGCCTTTTGCTGTGGTGGGCAGCACAGAGGAGGTGAAGGTGGGCAACAAGCTGGTCCGAGCACGGCAGTACCCTTGGGGAGTGGTGCAGG TGGAGAACGAGAATCACTGTGACTTCGTGAAGCTGCGGGAGATGCTGATCCGGGTGAACATGGAGGACCTCCGGGAGCAGACCCACAGTCGGCATTACGAACTCTACCGGCGCTGCAAACTGGAGGAGATGGGCTTCCAGGACAGTGATGGTGACAGCCAGCCCTTCAG CCTCCAGGAGACCTACGAGGCCAAGAGGAAGGAGTTCCTGAGCGAGctacagaggaaggaggaagagatgagacaGATGTTCGTCAACAAAGTGAAGGAGACCGAGCTGGAGTTGAAGGAGAAGGAACGGGAG CTCCATGAGAAGTTTGAGCACCTGAAGCGGATCCACCAGGAGGAGAAGCGCAAGGTGGAGGAGAAGCGtcgggagctggaggaggagaccAACGCCTTCAACTGCAGGAAGGCGGCCATGGAGGCCCTGCAGTCCCAGGCCTTGCATGCCACCTCACAGCAGCCCTTGAGGAAAGACAAGGACAAGAAGAA
- the Septin8 gene encoding septin-8 isoform X9 — protein sequence MAATDLERISNAEPEPRSLSLGGHVGFDSLPDQLVSKSVTQGFSFNILCVGETGIGKSTLMNTLFNTTFETEEASHHEDCVRLRPQTYDLQESNVHLKLTIVDAVGFGDQINKDDRPIVDYIDAQFENYLQEELKIRRSLFDYHDTRIHVCLYFITPTGHSLKSLDLVTMKKLDSKVNIIPIIAKADTISKSELHKFKIKIMGELVSNGVQIYQFPTDDEAVAEINAVMNAHLPFAVVGSTEEVKVGNKLVRARQYPWGVVQVENENHCDFVKLREMLIRVNMEDLREQTHSRHYELYRRCKLEEMGFQDSDGDSQPFSLQETYEAKRKEFLSELQRKEEEMRQMFVNKVKETELELKEKERELHEKFEHLKRIHQEEKRKVEEKRRELEEETNAFNCRKAAMEALQSQALHATSQQPLRKDKDKKN from the exons AATGCAGAGCCCGAGCCCCGGAGCCTGTCCCTGGGCGGCCATGTGGGGTTTGACAGCCTCCCTGACCAGCTGGTCAGCAAGTCAGTCACCCAGGGTTTCAGCTTCAACATTCTCTGTGTGG GGGAGACTGGGATCGGCAAGTCCACGCTCATGAACACGCTCTTCAACACGACCTTCGAGACTGAGGAAGCTAGTCACCATGAGGACTGTGTACGCCTGCGGCCTCAGACCTACGACCTCCAAGAGAGCAACGTGCATCTCAAACTGACCATCGTGGATGCTGTGGGCTTTGGGGACCAGATCAATAAGGATGACAG GCCCATAGTTGACTACATCGACGCGCAGTTTGAAAACTATCTGCAGGAGGAGTTGAAGATCCGCCGCTCCCTCTTTGACTACCATGACACGAGGATCCACGTCTGCCTCTACTTCATCACGCCCACCGGGCACTCCCTCAAGTCCCTGGATCTGGTGACCATGAAGAAACTAGATAGCAAG GTGAACATCATTCCCATCATTGCCAAGGCTGACACCATCTCCAAGAGCGAGCTCCACAAATTCAAGATCAAGATCATGGGTGAGCTGGTCAGCAATGGAGTCCAGATCTACCAGTTTCCCACCGACGACGAGGCTGTTGCAGAGATCAATGCGGTCATGAAT GCACACCTGCCTTTTGCTGTGGTGGGCAGCACAGAGGAGGTGAAGGTGGGCAACAAGCTGGTCCGAGCACGGCAGTACCCTTGGGGAGTGGTGCAGG TGGAGAACGAGAATCACTGTGACTTCGTGAAGCTGCGGGAGATGCTGATCCGGGTGAACATGGAGGACCTCCGGGAGCAGACCCACAGTCGGCATTACGAACTCTACCGGCGCTGCAAACTGGAGGAGATGGGCTTCCAGGACAGTGATGGTGACAGCCAGCCCTTCAG CCTCCAGGAGACCTACGAGGCCAAGAGGAAGGAGTTCCTGAGCGAGctacagaggaaggaggaagagatgagacaGATGTTCGTCAACAAAGTGAAGGAGACCGAGCTGGAGTTGAAGGAGAAGGAACGGGAG CTCCATGAGAAGTTTGAGCACCTGAAGCGGATCCACCAGGAGGAGAAGCGCAAGGTGGAGGAGAAGCGtcgggagctggaggaggagaccAACGCCTTCAACTGCAGGAAGGCGGCCATGGAGGCCCTGCAGTCCCAGGCCTTGCATGCCACCTCACAGCAGCCCTTGAGGAAAGACAAGGACAAGAAGAA
- the Septin8 gene encoding septin-8 isoform X7: protein MAATDLERISNAEPEPRSLSLGGHVGFDSLPDQLVSKSVTQGFSFNILCVGETGIGKSTLMNTLFNTTFETEEASHHEDCVRLRPQTYDLQESNVHLKLTIVDAVGFGDQINKDDSYRPIVDYIDAQFENYLQEELKIRRSLFDYHDTRIHVCLYFITPTGHSLKSLDLVTMKKLDSKVNIIPIIAKADTISKSELHKFKIKIMGELVSNGVQIYQFPTDDEAVAEINAVMNAHLPFAVVGSTEEVKVGNKLVRARQYPWGVVQVENENHCDFVKLREMLIRVNMEDLREQTHSRHYELYRRCKLEEMGFQDSDGDSQPFSLQETYEAKRKEFLSELQRKEEEMRQMFVNKVKETELELKEKERELHEKFEHLKRIHQEEKRKVEEKRRELEEETNAFNCRKAAMEALQSQALHATSQQPLRKDKDKKKF from the exons AATGCAGAGCCCGAGCCCCGGAGCCTGTCCCTGGGCGGCCATGTGGGGTTTGACAGCCTCCCTGACCAGCTGGTCAGCAAGTCAGTCACCCAGGGTTTCAGCTTCAACATTCTCTGTGTGG GGGAGACTGGGATCGGCAAGTCCACGCTCATGAACACGCTCTTCAACACGACCTTCGAGACTGAGGAAGCTAGTCACCATGAGGACTGTGTACGCCTGCGGCCTCAGACCTACGACCTCCAAGAGAGCAACGTGCATCTCAAACTGACCATCGTGGATGCTGTGGGCTTTGGGGACCAGATCAATAAGGATGACAG TTACAGGCCCATAGTTGACTACATCGACGCGCAGTTTGAAAACTATCTGCAGGAGGAGTTGAAGATCCGCCGCTCCCTCTTTGACTACCATGACACGAGGATCCACGTCTGCCTCTACTTCATCACGCCCACCGGGCACTCCCTCAAGTCCCTGGATCTGGTGACCATGAAGAAACTAGATAGCAAG GTGAACATCATTCCCATCATTGCCAAGGCTGACACCATCTCCAAGAGCGAGCTCCACAAATTCAAGATCAAGATCATGGGTGAGCTGGTCAGCAATGGAGTCCAGATCTACCAGTTTCCCACCGACGACGAGGCTGTTGCAGAGATCAATGCGGTCATGAAT GCACACCTGCCTTTTGCTGTGGTGGGCAGCACAGAGGAGGTGAAGGTGGGCAACAAGCTGGTCCGAGCACGGCAGTACCCTTGGGGAGTGGTGCAGG TGGAGAACGAGAATCACTGTGACTTCGTGAAGCTGCGGGAGATGCTGATCCGGGTGAACATGGAGGACCTCCGGGAGCAGACCCACAGTCGGCATTACGAACTCTACCGGCGCTGCAAACTGGAGGAGATGGGCTTCCAGGACAGTGATGGTGACAGCCAGCCCTTCAG CCTCCAGGAGACCTACGAGGCCAAGAGGAAGGAGTTCCTGAGCGAGctacagaggaaggaggaagagatgagacaGATGTTCGTCAACAAAGTGAAGGAGACCGAGCTGGAGTTGAAGGAGAAGGAACGGGAG CTCCATGAGAAGTTTGAGCACCTGAAGCGGATCCACCAGGAGGAGAAGCGCAAGGTGGAGGAGAAGCGtcgggagctggaggaggagaccAACGCCTTCAACTGCAGGAAGGCGGCCATGGAGGCCCTGCAGTCCCAGGCCTTGCATGCCACCTCACAGCAGCCCTTGAGGAAAGACAAGGACAAGAAGAA
- the Septin8 gene encoding septin-8 isoform X6: MAATDLERISNAEPEPRSLSLGGHVGFDSLPDQLVSKSVTQGFSFNILCVGETGIGKSTLMNTLFNTTFETEEASHHEDCVRLRPQTYDLQESNVHLKLTIVDAVGFGDQINKDDRPIVDYIDAQFENYLQEELKIRRSLFDYHDTRIHVCLYFITPTGHSLKSLDLVTMKKLDSKVNIIPIIAKADTISKSELHKFKIKIMGELVSNGVQIYQFPTDDEAVAEINAVMNAHLPFAVVGSTEEVKVGNKLVRARQYPWGVVQVENENHCDFVKLREMLIRVNMEDLREQTHSRHYELYRRCKLEEMGFQDSDGDSQPFSLQETYEAKRKEFLSELQRKEEEMRQMFVNKVKETELELKEKERELHEKFEHLKRIHQEEKRKVEEKRRELEEETNAFNCRKAAMEALQSQALHATSQQPLRKDKDKKKAGGWSSIYSVTIP, encoded by the exons AATGCAGAGCCCGAGCCCCGGAGCCTGTCCCTGGGCGGCCATGTGGGGTTTGACAGCCTCCCTGACCAGCTGGTCAGCAAGTCAGTCACCCAGGGTTTCAGCTTCAACATTCTCTGTGTGG GGGAGACTGGGATCGGCAAGTCCACGCTCATGAACACGCTCTTCAACACGACCTTCGAGACTGAGGAAGCTAGTCACCATGAGGACTGTGTACGCCTGCGGCCTCAGACCTACGACCTCCAAGAGAGCAACGTGCATCTCAAACTGACCATCGTGGATGCTGTGGGCTTTGGGGACCAGATCAATAAGGATGACAG GCCCATAGTTGACTACATCGACGCGCAGTTTGAAAACTATCTGCAGGAGGAGTTGAAGATCCGCCGCTCCCTCTTTGACTACCATGACACGAGGATCCACGTCTGCCTCTACTTCATCACGCCCACCGGGCACTCCCTCAAGTCCCTGGATCTGGTGACCATGAAGAAACTAGATAGCAAG GTGAACATCATTCCCATCATTGCCAAGGCTGACACCATCTCCAAGAGCGAGCTCCACAAATTCAAGATCAAGATCATGGGTGAGCTGGTCAGCAATGGAGTCCAGATCTACCAGTTTCCCACCGACGACGAGGCTGTTGCAGAGATCAATGCGGTCATGAAT GCACACCTGCCTTTTGCTGTGGTGGGCAGCACAGAGGAGGTGAAGGTGGGCAACAAGCTGGTCCGAGCACGGCAGTACCCTTGGGGAGTGGTGCAGG TGGAGAACGAGAATCACTGTGACTTCGTGAAGCTGCGGGAGATGCTGATCCGGGTGAACATGGAGGACCTCCGGGAGCAGACCCACAGTCGGCATTACGAACTCTACCGGCGCTGCAAACTGGAGGAGATGGGCTTCCAGGACAGTGATGGTGACAGCCAGCCCTTCAG CCTCCAGGAGACCTACGAGGCCAAGAGGAAGGAGTTCCTGAGCGAGctacagaggaaggaggaagagatgagacaGATGTTCGTCAACAAAGTGAAGGAGACCGAGCTGGAGTTGAAGGAGAAGGAACGGGAG CTCCATGAGAAGTTTGAGCACCTGAAGCGGATCCACCAGGAGGAGAAGCGCAAGGTGGAGGAGAAGCGtcgggagctggaggaggagaccAACGCCTTCAACTGCAGGAAGGCGGCCATGGAGGCCCTGCAGTCCCAGGCCTTGCATGCCACCTCACAGCAGCCCTTGAGGAAAGACAAGGACAAGAAGAA
- the Septin8 gene encoding septin-8 isoform X5: protein MAATDLERISNAEPEPRSLSLGGHVGFDSLPDQLVSKSVTQGFSFNILCVGETGIGKSTLMNTLFNTTFETEEASHHEDCVRLRPQTYDLQESNVHLKLTIVDAVGFGDQINKDDSYRPIVDYIDAQFENYLQEELKIRRSLFDYHDTRIHVCLYFITPTGHSLKSLDLVTMKKLDSKVNIIPIIAKADTISKSELHKFKIKIMGELVSNGVQIYQFPTDDEAVAEINAVMNAHLPFAVVGSTEEVKVGNKLVRARQYPWGVVQVENENHCDFVKLREMLIRVNMEDLREQTHSRHYELYRRCKLEEMGFQDSDGDSQPFSLQETYEAKRKEFLSELQRKEEEMRQMFVNKVKETELELKEKERELHEKFEHLKRIHQEEKRKVEEKRRELEEETNAFNCRKAAMEALQSQALHATSQQPLRKDKDKKKAGGWSSIYSVTIP, encoded by the exons AATGCAGAGCCCGAGCCCCGGAGCCTGTCCCTGGGCGGCCATGTGGGGTTTGACAGCCTCCCTGACCAGCTGGTCAGCAAGTCAGTCACCCAGGGTTTCAGCTTCAACATTCTCTGTGTGG GGGAGACTGGGATCGGCAAGTCCACGCTCATGAACACGCTCTTCAACACGACCTTCGAGACTGAGGAAGCTAGTCACCATGAGGACTGTGTACGCCTGCGGCCTCAGACCTACGACCTCCAAGAGAGCAACGTGCATCTCAAACTGACCATCGTGGATGCTGTGGGCTTTGGGGACCAGATCAATAAGGATGACAG TTACAGGCCCATAGTTGACTACATCGACGCGCAGTTTGAAAACTATCTGCAGGAGGAGTTGAAGATCCGCCGCTCCCTCTTTGACTACCATGACACGAGGATCCACGTCTGCCTCTACTTCATCACGCCCACCGGGCACTCCCTCAAGTCCCTGGATCTGGTGACCATGAAGAAACTAGATAGCAAG GTGAACATCATTCCCATCATTGCCAAGGCTGACACCATCTCCAAGAGCGAGCTCCACAAATTCAAGATCAAGATCATGGGTGAGCTGGTCAGCAATGGAGTCCAGATCTACCAGTTTCCCACCGACGACGAGGCTGTTGCAGAGATCAATGCGGTCATGAAT GCACACCTGCCTTTTGCTGTGGTGGGCAGCACAGAGGAGGTGAAGGTGGGCAACAAGCTGGTCCGAGCACGGCAGTACCCTTGGGGAGTGGTGCAGG TGGAGAACGAGAATCACTGTGACTTCGTGAAGCTGCGGGAGATGCTGATCCGGGTGAACATGGAGGACCTCCGGGAGCAGACCCACAGTCGGCATTACGAACTCTACCGGCGCTGCAAACTGGAGGAGATGGGCTTCCAGGACAGTGATGGTGACAGCCAGCCCTTCAG CCTCCAGGAGACCTACGAGGCCAAGAGGAAGGAGTTCCTGAGCGAGctacagaggaaggaggaagagatgagacaGATGTTCGTCAACAAAGTGAAGGAGACCGAGCTGGAGTTGAAGGAGAAGGAACGGGAG CTCCATGAGAAGTTTGAGCACCTGAAGCGGATCCACCAGGAGGAGAAGCGCAAGGTGGAGGAGAAGCGtcgggagctggaggaggagaccAACGCCTTCAACTGCAGGAAGGCGGCCATGGAGGCCCTGCAGTCCCAGGCCTTGCATGCCACCTCACAGCAGCCCTTGAGGAAAGACAAGGACAAGAAGAA